The following are from one region of the Oncorhynchus kisutch isolate 150728-3 unplaced genomic scaffold, Okis_V2 Okis03b-Okis08b_hom, whole genome shotgun sequence genome:
- the LOC116359558 gene encoding erythroid membrane-associated protein-like: MCVFLSTVDVTLDPDTAHPKLILSEDGKQVIFGDVWQDLPYNPERFDTCVSVLGKEGFSSGRFYYDVQVKGKTRWTIGVARESINRMGKITVSPENGYRTLCLRNGEYKALSGPSVPLSLREKPQKVGVFVDYEEGQVSFYNVEARSHIYSFTGDTFTEKLYPYFGPCLIDGGKNSAPLIITPVDITDFHIKH; the protein is encoded by the exons ATGTG TGTGTTTCTGTCCACGGTGGATGTGACTCTAGATCCTGATACAGCACATCCCAAACTCATCCTGTCTGAAGATGGGAAACAAGTTATATTTGGAGATGTATGGCAGGATCTCCCTTACAACCCAGAAAGGTTTGATACTTGTGTCAGTGTCCTGGGAAAGGAGGGTTTCTCCTCAGGGAGATTCTACTATGATGTTCAGGTGAAGGGGAAGACAAGGTGGACTATAGGAGTGGCCAGAGAGTCCATCAACAGGATGGGGAAGATTACAGTGAGCCCTGAAAATGGATACAGGACACTGTGTCTTAGAAATGGAGAGTACAAGGCTCTCTCTggcccctctgtccccctctccctgaGAGAGAAGCCCCAGAAGGTGGGGGTGTTTGTGGATTATGAGGAGGGCCAGGTCTCCTTCTataatgtggaggccaggtctcaTATCTACTCTTTCACTGGTGACACCTTCACTGAGAAACTTTATCCATATTTTGGCCCCTGTCTTATTGACGGAGGTAAAAACTCAGCCCCACTGATCATCACTCCTGTAGATATCACTGACTTTCATATCAAACATTGA